The Rouxiella sp. WC2420 region GGCCTGATGTAAAGGTTTCATGCGTGATAAACCCCGGCAATTTCCAGGCGCGGGTCCAGCGGCAAGTCCATCAAAGGCTGCGCCATTTGCGCGATACGGGTGAACTGATTGAGTAGCTCCTGACGGCGCGTGTCGTCCAGTTCCAGAGCCAGCACGGCTTCCATCTGGCTGATATAGGCCGCCCAGTCGGCCGGTGCTGCAGCAGGTGTCGCTTTCATAAATTTTCCTCTCATCGATCCCCGCCTCTTTTGCGTTGGAGCAGGGCTAAGGTTGGGGAGTAAACACTCCCTTCTGTAAATTAAAAACCCGCTGCGCTGCCGTTGCTGCGCGGATCGGAGGCGCCTTCGAACATGCCGTTGGTATGGCGAATAATTGCCCCGGCATGGCCGACGGCCTCGCTGAATTCAGGAAGCATCTCGACGTCGTGACCGCGTTGACGTAAACCAGCCAGCGTTGCGTGACTGAAGCGGCTTTCAAGTTTCAATGAATCTGAACTTTGCCCCCAGGTTCGGCCAAGTAACCAGCGCGGGCCGCTAATGGCTTCCTGTAACGATTTACCCTGAATAATATGGCGGATAAACACGGCTGCCTGTGTCTGTGGCTGGCCGTCTCCACCCATCGAGCCGTACACCATGGTGCGGCCGTCGTAAAGGCGCGCAGCGGCTGGATTCAAAGTATGGAAGGGTTGCTTGCCCGGAGCCAGAGCCAACAAATGATCGGCATCAAGGCTGAACGATGCACCGCGGTTTTGCCACATGATGCCGCTGTCCGGCAAAATAACGCCGCTGCCGAATTCGTGATAAATACTCTGGATAAATGACACCGCCAAACCGCTGCTGTCCATCACACCCATCCATACCGTATCGCCCGGCCCCTTGCCTTTGCCCCAATCGGCGGCACGATGAGGATTAATACGCGTCGCCAGCGCATCGAGGTAGGCGGGGTCGAGCAGTGCCTGTGCATCTTGAGACATGATGCGCGGATCGGTAATAAAGCGGTCGCGCAGGCCAAATGCCAGCTTGGTGGCTTCAACAATGCTGTGGATGGTGGCGCCTTCGTCCATCGCCTCAAGATTCAGGCGGTCAGTCAGGCCGAGAATGGCCAGTGAGACCAGACCCTGTGTCGGCGGTGTGAGGTTGTAGATTTCGCCTTTACTGTGTTTGAGTTTCAGCGGCGTGCGGCGCTGCGGATGATAGTCGGCCAGGTCATCACGGGTAAGCGGCATGCCGAGCTTTTGCATATCTGCGGCCATGCTGTCAGCCAGCGAGCCGCGGTAAAAACTGTCTAGCCCTTCGTCGCATAATTGCAGCAGCGTAGCGGCCAGTCGCGGTTGGGTGAAACGACTCCCGCACAATGGCACGTGCCCATGCGGCACAAAGACTTCGGCAAACGATGGCATGAATTCCAGTTCGTGGCGCTTGCTACGGGTCGCCGCTTCCTGCGAGGCGGTGACTGGAAAACCGTCGGCCGCGTAGCGAATGGCGTCGCGCAGTAATCGGGATAACGGCTTTTGCTCGCCGCCGAATTCCGCTGAAACCTTTAGCGCTTCCTGCCAGCCGCCAACGGTGCCTGCTACTGTCAACGCAGCTTTTGGCCCGCGATGCGGAATGTGGCTTTCGCCGGCATAAAAATCCAGCGACGCTAGCGAGCCTGCGGCACCGCTGGCGTCGATAGCCACCGGATTGCCCTGCGGCGGCACGATTAACCAGAAACCATCTCCGCCAAGACCATTCATGTGCGGATAAACCACCGCAATGGTGGCAGCGGCAGCTACCATGGCCTCAATGGCATTGCCACCCTCACGCAGAACCGCCAATGCACTCTGGCTGGCGAGGTGGTGAGGGGTAACCGCCATACCCAGCGGGGCGCTGTTGCTGTTAATCATGCCATCTTCCTTTTCAAAATCGGATTGTATTCGTTTCTCTATTCATACAAGCAAGAGGTGTTCCAGATCCTCCCCTTATGGATAAAAATTTAAAAAATGTGAACCTCGGCAGGAGATAAAGCCGATAAAATTAATTTGCCCAAGCCAATACTGGGCGTGTTATCTTCGGCTGAAACGATGGTTACAGGAAACAGCAAATGAAACAGATCGATGAACGTCTGCGCGGATATTACGCCGAGCTTACGCCGCAGGAACAGCGGGTTGCCGATTTTATCTTCGATCACATTGATGACCTGATGAGCTACAACAGCGCCGAGCTGGCGCGGCTTAGCGGCGTGTCCAAAGCCACCGTCAGCCGCTTGTTCAAACGCCTCGGCTACCCGAGCTATCGCGACATGCGCGATGAAGTGCGCACTTTGCGCCAGAGCGGGATGCCGTTGACTGACAGCCGTGATGCGGTGCAGGGCAACACGCTGCTGTCACGTCATTACAAGCAGGAAATGGCCAACCTGACGCAGTGGATTAACCAGATTGACGGCAGCCAGTTTACTGCGGTGATCACCGCGCTAAGCCTGGCCCGACAGGTGCGTTTGCTGGGATTGCGTAACAGCTATCCGGTCGCTCTACACCTGCGCCAGCAGCTGTTGCAGGTGCGAAATCAGGTGATCATGATGCCGCAGCCGGGCCAGACGGTGTCCGAGGAGTTGGTTGATCTAACGCCGCAAGACGTGGTGGTTTTTGTCGCCTTCCGTCGCCGCCCGCGCACCGCCCGCGCGATTCTCACCCAGCTGCAGCAAATGAATGTTCCCGTGCTGCTGATTTGTGAACCGCAGGCGCAATCATTGATCCCGTTAGCGCGCTGGCATCTTGCCGCCTCGCTGGACAGTGTTTCAGCCTTTGACTCTTACTCCGCCGCCATGAGTCTCGCCAATTTACTAAGTAACGCCTTGCTGCATGAAATGCTGGCCTCTGGTCGTCAGAGAATTCATCAGATAACTGACCTGTATAACGATCTGGACGAGCTGGAACAGCGCTAGACAGATCAAAATAAAGCCCTGAATTGGTGCTTTTGCACAATAAAAGTGCGCTATGTTTTTTCGAGTTTGCTCATTTTGCTCTACTCCGGGGCAAAGTTCGTTTCACGTCCGTTGCTTATTTCCCCTTGTAAATCTTGAGCTAGCGCAGTATTGCTGCGCCATCGGCGCTATTTTAATTTTTTGGCACATTAGTTGCAGAATGCCTGGAATAAGAATCTATCGTTTCATAAACTATTAAATCCCGGGGAGTCGTAAATGAAGATGAACAAACGGTTGTTGGCGTGGGTAGGTGCAGCGATGTTGATGGTTCAGGCACCGCTGGTGTTGGCCGATCAGTTACAAGATATTCAACAACGTGGCGTGCTGCGCGTGGCGATCCCGCAGGACTTCCCGCCGTTCGGCTCGATTGGCACCGATATGCAGCCGCAAGGCTACGATATCGACATGGCCCATTATCTGGCCGACAAAATGAAACTTAAGTTGCAATTGGTGCCAGTATCCAGCGCCAACCGCGTGCCATATTTGCAGACCGACAAAGTAGACCTGGTGATCTCTAGCCTGGGCAAAAATCCAGAGCGCGAAAAAGTTATCGATTTCAGCAAGGCCTATGCGCCGTTCTTCCTTGGCGTATTTGGTGCCAAAGGCGACGCACTCAGCGATGTTAAGCAGTTGTCTGGTAAATCTATCGGCGTAACTCGTGGGGCCGTAGAAGATTTGGTATTAAGCGATATCGCACCTAAAGACGCCAAAATTGAACGTTACGAAGACAACAACACCACGCTGTCTGCTTATCTGTCAGGTCAGGTGGAGTTTATCGCCACCGGTAATCTGGTCGTCGCGGCGATTGCCCGTCAGAACCCGCAGAAAGCGCCTGAATCCAAAGTGTTGCTGAAAGACTCTCCGTGCTTTATCGGCATGCGTAAAGACGAACCGGCATTGAAGGCGAAAGTTAACGCG contains the following coding sequences:
- the hpxX gene encoding oxalurate catabolism protein HpxX; the encoded protein is MKATPAAAPADWAAYISQMEAVLALELDDTRRQELLNQFTRIAQMAQPLMDLPLDPRLEIAGVYHA
- a CDS encoding gamma-glutamyltransferase family protein → MINSNSAPLGMAVTPHHLASQSALAVLREGGNAIEAMVAAAATIAVVYPHMNGLGGDGFWLIVPPQGNPVAIDASGAAGSLASLDFYAGESHIPHRGPKAALTVAGTVGGWQEALKVSAEFGGEQKPLSRLLRDAIRYAADGFPVTASQEAATRSKRHELEFMPSFAEVFVPHGHVPLCGSRFTQPRLAATLLQLCDEGLDSFYRGSLADSMAADMQKLGMPLTRDDLADYHPQRRTPLKLKHSKGEIYNLTPPTQGLVSLAILGLTDRLNLEAMDEGATIHSIVEATKLAFGLRDRFITDPRIMSQDAQALLDPAYLDALATRINPHRAADWGKGKGPGDTVWMGVMDSSGLAVSFIQSIYHEFGSGVILPDSGIMWQNRGASFSLDADHLLALAPGKQPFHTLNPAAARLYDGRTMVYGSMGGDGQPQTQAAVFIRHIIQGKSLQEAISGPRWLLGRTWGQSSDSLKLESRFSHATLAGLRQRGHDVEMLPEFSEAVGHAGAIIRHTNGMFEGASDPRSNGSAAGF
- a CDS encoding MurR/RpiR family transcriptional regulator; this encodes MKQIDERLRGYYAELTPQEQRVADFIFDHIDDLMSYNSAELARLSGVSKATVSRLFKRLGYPSYRDMRDEVRTLRQSGMPLTDSRDAVQGNTLLSRHYKQEMANLTQWINQIDGSQFTAVITALSLARQVRLLGLRNSYPVALHLRQQLLQVRNQVIMMPQPGQTVSEELVDLTPQDVVVFVAFRRRPRTARAILTQLQQMNVPVLLICEPQAQSLIPLARWHLAASLDSVSAFDSYSAAMSLANLLSNALLHEMLASGRQRIHQITDLYNDLDELEQR
- a CDS encoding transporter substrate-binding domain-containing protein; this translates as MKMNKRLLAWVGAAMLMVQAPLVLADQLQDIQQRGVLRVAIPQDFPPFGSIGTDMQPQGYDIDMAHYLADKMKLKLQLVPVSSANRVPYLQTDKVDLVISSLGKNPEREKVIDFSKAYAPFFLGVFGAKGDALSDVKQLSGKSIGVTRGAVEDLVLSDIAPKDAKIERYEDNNTTLSAYLSGQVEFIATGNLVVAAIARQNPQKAPESKVLLKDSPCFIGMRKDEPALKAKVNALIDQALQDKTLNTLSEKWMKAPLPANLGA